From the Bombus affinis isolate iyBomAffi1 chromosome 4, iyBomAffi1.2, whole genome shotgun sequence genome, the window AAAACCGCCTTAGAACTTAACGGTTGAGAAAGTAAACGCGAACGGCGCGATCTTTGTTTGTTTTGTTTGTATCGTTCAggtttatataatatgtaattttttcaaatataaaaatttatttattaataaacagAAATGTATAGAAATAAATTGCCTTTTTTTAAATGCTGACTTTTCGTATCGCCGAAATCGTGCCGCTTCCTATGGTATCATATTCTCGTGATATAAAATCACAAAATCGGTCGAAAGTATTTTCCAGGAGCTGAAAATTTCTACAAATTCTTAGAGTATGACGTCGTTTTCAAGAATCATTAAAATTGTGTTATCTTTTATGTTATCATGTTCTCCTGATACAAAATCGCTATTTTGACCGACATATTTCTCGTTCGAATAGCAAATTGTTCCTTTgcgtcttttttttctttcagaaAATGACGTCATTTCTAAGAATTTTAGAAGGTGTCGAATACCTCTTACTTTATTCTTTTCAAATACTTTATTCTCTTAATATGTACATACCAATACTTACTAATTTTGTCGAACTTCTTCGTATTCTATAACGTATTCCTTCAATTAATGAAAACTGGAAAAGAATTGGTGATTGTGAATGTTGGAAGGGTTTTAAATGATTAAATGTTTTGTTCATCTGCAAAATAAGATTGTTTTATTCAGTCCAATTTCAGTCCAAGTTTACAGTAATTGTACAATTCTACAATGAGTTcataattttctatataataatTTGCATAATTGTGTGCTACATAAAACCAAAGTTAGCGCTCTACAAGTAATAATCCAAACTCAAATTCCCCAAACGAACAAACACACAAACACaacaaaatacattttatatttacaacTCACTTCATGTTAGAAGCATTGATGTTGCCAGGACTGATAAAATCGCAAAAATTTAAGACGTTCGAGCAAATTatctaatattttttgtttaataTTATACACGGTTATCGCTTTTTTCTTTTCACGTCGTTCTTGTAAAACTTCACGTATAACAAGTATAAAGGTTTCacgtaatattatattcatTATTAAAAATAGTTATGTGTTTCTTACGTTACTAGCATATGTGTTGCGTTTGTAAATAACTGTGTTATCGATTATTCAGATTTTGTCGTTGccatattttcaattttatataagTAGGAATTCACGAAGTACCACGTGATTGTCGTTTACAAATGATCGTCGTAATGAAAgttattgtgtttagtattatGAAAAAAtgaatgatatataatatatgaaaacCCGGGTTTTCTCTGAGTATCTCAAAAAGTATTTGTCAGTTTTCGTTAAATGTTTGAAAATTGATTTTATGAAACATATTTATGTAACACGGCACTCTGAATTAGGTTATAAATACGTTGAATCTTAACGTACTTTTGTGAACTAGTCTCGTCTTACCTGTGTTTAACGGTAATCGTATTAAATATCTAAATGTAAGTTTTCATGTATTAATAGATTAATagataatgtattaataaattaGTAGTTAATATATTAATAGATTAATAGATAATGCATTAATACATTATTaagtttataataaaattatatatcaatattattattttataattttttgcaTTAACAATGTAAATTGCTTAATTCAGTTCATGAAATACCTTgacaattaaatttattttggtTTATTAGGTGGGAATAAGTGGAATATAATAGTTAGACTACACATTTTTATgcagtttcatatttttaaaaatccaATTAAAAAAGTAGAGCCTTTGCAGAAAATTGGTTTTTCTACTAAGTATTATAGAATGTGTTattgtttgaatattttacacaCTTTAATATCATGTGCATTTGTGTAAGTTTGCttacttttaaatttcctataaatgcataaaaatctgcagtgtAATgattatttatgaatttttatgctTATATAATTACAATTATACAGATAAACATCAAAAAAATGttttgttttaaaaaaatatatatttttaatatttataaattatatttgtagtttattaatttattgaacATATTACAAGTATGGAAAAGCAAGTGACaattaaacaaagattgacTGCTGTGCAACagatataaaaatatgcgaAGTAGTTCCAAAAAGGAAGATACTAATGCAAAAAAGAAATATGTTTTTTTCACTGATCCTGACATTATTGCTCAACGTGCTGAAACATCTGCAGCAGTaagtcaattttatttttttgtttttatgtcATATGTATTGCAATgattttataaatgaaaataattatctatatatatgtatatatatattgttaaaagtataatctaataaaatataattttaacagCAGCAAGATTATATTACCAAGCAGCTATCTAAAGACAAACCACCTCATGTTCCAATTCAATTTGACTTGAAAAGTCTAGAGAACTTATCATATCATTCTGTCCAACCATATCCTTTCACGTTTATAAGTGCTCTGAAACGAAAACTTGCTTTGAGCGATGGTTCTGAAGTCTATAGAAAAACAtatgaattaaataataaaaatgcaattAAGTCTCCAACAATATTAGAGTCTAATAGTGTGCAGAATTTGCATGAAGTTGTACAAAAAATGGATTTTATAAGGCCATTGAAAGCACCAGATCTGAAAATTTCTGCAAAGAAATTAGATTTCTCGAACAGAGAAAATTGTGCATCGAAAGAGTTGATATCACCAAAATTTGAGACACCTACAAAGGAATTTCACGAAAGAGGAGAGAAACCAACAAAGAGCTTTGAACGAGTTCAAAGAAGATTAGATTTCTCAACATCAGATGTCTCATCTACTATTAACAGTGAAGTAGAACCATTAAAGGTGccaaatatttctatatcttcaaatttatcaaagaagaaagaatgcATTAGAGAAAATTCTagagaaaaggaaaacaggtctaaaagaattagaaaagaTGAATCCTCATTCTCTAAACAAGATGATACAGTACAAGACTTTCTTAGAAGATCCAGAAGTCCAAGACATGCTTCTAGGAAGGATTTTTCTAAtaatgtaagtgaaaatacattaggtataaaattaaaaaatgacagATTGTCATTTCATATTCCACGGGAAAGTGATTTTGTTCCAACAAAACCAAGACCAAAAAACTTTGCAACATCAACTGCTAAAAAGGTTAATGATAAGAAACATAGATCTATTAATACTAGATCTTTAAAGACAAGAGATATCTCTTTAGAATCTAAGAACAGATCTTATAGTAATGAATCACTTTCCGAACGATCTTCAAAATTATCAGACAAGCTCACAGTTAGAGAGTCTAGAAATATGTTTGAAAATTTCGATTACAAACATAAGGATGATTTACATACATTAAAACAAATAGATGATCAGAAATATATGTTTTCATCAGAAAGTAGACAAGTTCAACAACACAAAATAACATGTCAATCACAAGGAAAGACAGGaaatgtattttttaaagagCAGAGTAAAAGATTCGAAAAAGTAAAACCATCAACTAGTAAAATGGATagtaaaatgtatataataaactCTAAGGAGTCTGAAAGTATAGAGAGTGTAACTGATTCAAATATTAGTGTAAGAACTCAAAGTCCAATCACTGTCTCTGCACAGCAGATGAGAAATAAAGATTCTGAAAAAATTGCACAAAGTATTAACATTAGTAAATCAAATAAAGCTACTGAAGATTCAAAATATACAGATGATTCTTTGACACAATATACTAGTGTAAAtacaaagaaagaagaagaatcgTTTACACAAAGCGTTGCTACTACAGTTAAACAAACTAGTAATAGTAATGAATCTAATTTAAACAACAGTATTTTATCAAGTGCATTATTAGATCCAAGAAGAATTTCATTTAGAGATGAAAATCGTTCACAGCAAGAGGACTTTTGTGATTTAATTACGCCAGATATGAATCTTATGCCTCGATCTAAGCGAAAACGGCAATTTATGCAGAATAATAATATAGAAGCTGATTTTAAGTGTTCAAAACATAATATAGCTAAAACTGAAACAGAGccagaaaatatttcattggTAAGTAAATATGTACAGTATATATTGCCATTTTATTTAATCTATGCATTATATTAGAAAAGCAATTTTACAATTGTAGTTACATCCAACTGCCTTACACATGCAATTTCAAGCTGAGCTGCATCTTCTTGATTCATTTAATGAATCACTGAGGCAAGTCATGGATGttgaaaaatgtttatataaTGTTAAACATGATCAAGAGAAAGAGTTACCATTACAACATAATCAGTTAAATGATCAAATAAAATCACATTTCTCTAAAGCAATGGATGAAAGAAATATTGATGATATGGAACATTGTAATGAAATTAGTAGATCACAGAAACATGTTGTCATTGATAAAGGTagaagatttaataaattatttattataatatatgaaaattattaattactaatgAAAGTATTAATGTTGACATAGCGTTTCCGACTCACAAAGTACATCATATTACAAGTCAAACTATGGGAAATGAGTTTGacaatgtaaataaaataactaAACCAGTAGTTAAAGCTGTAGAAGTACAAACTCAAACAGTGAATGACATGGCAACTCAAACAGATATACGTCCAACTCGACGAAATGTACAAAATAGATGCTCGGAGATGTGTGGAATACCGTACGAACAAGAATTCATTGGAGACAGTGAAGTTCCACATCTTTCTTTAGATTCGGTAGAACAATTTGAAGATTTAGATCAAATAGAAGAAATATCTTTACCTAGTAAATTAAGAACGATGTCTGAAATAAGCTTGCATGAAACCACATCGTCTATACGGACAGAGACTGGAACGGAAATTAGCATCTCTACTCGAGACGTAACTTgttcttttaataaatatttagatCTAGAGGTAAGTATAATGGATTAAAATttctatattaaaaataaattgagaTTAAATATATTACGCATTTTTGTAGATTGCACAGCTAATAAAAGACGAAAAACAAAGATATGATAAAATTGAGATGCTATTCAAATCTCGTGAAAAAACATTAAATGATCGAACTAAAAAATTAGTGAAACTAGAAGAACAAAAACGGGCATTAAAAGATACTGGGCAAGATAGTCGTGTTAGCTCTGTGAAAAAGAAGCAAAGAGCTTTACTTTTAAAATTACAACAAGAAAAAGACGAAATGAATAGGTATTGCAATTCTTTGTACttaaaaatactttatttagtttttatatatttataaagattaTGTTTTTAGATTAAAAGAGCTTCATAAAATTGCGAGCCAAGAACGTAAGCTTATGTTACAAAAACAGAGAAACATGTTTAATCCCCAAATATCcactaaaaatattttaacaaaacTAAAACGAAGTGCAGATAGTCAGTCTCCAAGGAGATTATCTGGACCTATGAAGGGTTATGATATAAGGAGTAATAGTTCTATGAGTTCTCTAGTTGATTCTGATAAATCTCAGCACGATCGATCTCAAACAGACGCGCGCTTGCAAATATCAGAAAACGAATCACACTTTTCTAAAATCGACTTACCAAAAAGTAATAAATTTACGAATTTCATTGAGGGATCTAATACATCGTTTTTAAGATCGGATAAATCCGATGAAGCTATACAAAGCAATGTGTCTCAAGAAAAATGTCTTTACAAAACACAAAGGGATGGAAACATATCTAAATACGAAATAAAGTCAAGAAAATTTGAGGAGAAGATGCCCAAGGTGGATGTTACAAGACTGAAATCGCATCAACATTCTGTTGACCCAAAATTGATCTCGAATCATTCCATAAGCATTCCTGGGAAATATCTTTTTGAGAAAGAAAAATCTCCCGATATGTTAGAAGTACAACAGAATCTAAACAAATCTATCTCTGAACATATTAAATCAGAATCTGACACTTTAGTAGAAGAATTATCTAAAAAATCAAAGCCTTCTCAAGTAATTGATAATCATTTTCAGAGTATAGTGTCCCCAAGGGAATCTTTGAAAGCTATTACTACGAATAGCGAAATTTTGTCAGAAGAAGTAAGTTCTGTTAGTCAAGATACCATATTGAAAACATCAAAATCATCTCAAGTGTCTGAAGACATTTTACAAACGTATTCGAAAAGTTCTAAACGAAGCAGTAAATCAATTCCGACCGATATGTCTAAAAAGACCCAATATAGTTCCGAATCTAAATCAAATTTTAAACGCAGAAGTTCAAAATGTCAAAAAAGCAAATCGTCATCTAGCATACTCACCGAGAATATATTACGATCCAAGTCCAATTCTCAAATGTCAGAGGAGCTTGTCAAGCATCATAATAAACGAACAAAAATGGAAAAGGAATTTATTCAATTTGATAAGAACGATGAAACTGCACTTATGGATAAACATACAAAGGATAAGAATTTCAAATTACTAACAGATAGGATAGACGACTATGATAGCAAAGAGAATGTATTCTGTCAAAAAATGTTTGATAAAAGTGTAAACTCCTATGAAAATTCCTTTTGTAGCCAAGACAAGAATGGCCATAATTTCGATGAGACATCCACAAAATCTCAGATTAGTAATTTCGCTATTTCTCATCATAGTTCCGGAGAGAGTGACAGAAATTATTCTAAATCCGTGGTTGTTAGATCACAAGATCATAATTTGAAAACATCTAAAAAGCTTGAGCAGTAAGTATATGTTTCTTtagattaatttatatatttatatattttatcgtCATGATTTCGGAAAGGGTTTCTAATATgatgtttaaattaaattaataaatttgtgAGTCACTAGAGACACATGTAAGAAGTCTAATAATAAACTGTGTATTCACACTATGAAATGAAGCATTGTAAAAATAGATTCAGTGCACCGACGATTTGCATTCCGCCGTTATTGCAGTATTCCACTGTAGCAAAAATATTTGGCTTACTTCTTACGCCtaaataattgtttttaataatttggAATTCTTGCAATTCTCACACAAATTTGTTTTTGTAGTTATTTTAATCGATATGGAAAATGTATTCGTGTTATCGGATGTGGTtacattttttagaattttgaaCGCACGTGAAGCTGCACTCACATCGCGGAAAAACTGTGTGGAAGAGTGGATGGCTTGGCATGCGAAATTAAGAAATGAAGAAGATCGTGTTGCACGAATGGAACAAGCTGCACTTAAACTTGTAACTGCAACATCTAATGTTTTTTCTCAACAAGGTAGTTTTATTGTAGAGTTTTTTCAAATACAACTTCATACGTGTGTATAATTCATacttcgtacgtattttaagaTATATTATCGTTTATCAAATCTGTGAGAAATTTTTCAGaaaaattctttatttatttttaataagaaCCATTAAACAAGTCAAACCTATGATTTGTTCCTTGCAAATTTCCAAAGTAATATTATTAAAGTATATCACATGTGTTTTCTACATAATTAAAtgaaagatttaataaaaaattatttatgtcAGTAATAGTAAAATTTCTTCATGAACGAACAAATACTTCTAAACGATAATgtgtataaaatatactacTTAATAATTTGCATTGAATCatctattttatataaatatacatcttTTAACTCTGATAACTATCAGAGAGAAGTATGTGTCATTTTATAGATACTACTATTTCATCGGACACGAGCGATATCGAAGGAAGAATAGAGTTACTCACTGAAAAATTAGCTGAAAGACGAATAGAAATGTCACGTTTGAAAAGGGAAGCCAGGAAACAGACTAAACAAAAACTTCGGGCCTTAGAAGCTAATTTACTGCATCAAATCAAGGTAGATAATTTAATATTGTTAATAGATTTgaatatgattttataataaatttgatgAGATAAATCTTATGTTACATTTATTGAATGATTTGTTATGTTCAAACAGAAATATGATACAACGATTTACGAAATGCGTAAGAAACTGGAGTCGAAAAAAGGATCTTCTAAAGACATTGAGAAATTAGCGATAGAGTCCAAATCTTTGGCAGACTTCAAAATACCTGAGATTCCTCTGAAAAAGCTACAGGATATGTTCAAAAGCAGCGATTTGTTGAGGTCTAGGTCGGAATCTGATTTATTTTCCACGAAAAAATTACCAGTAAAAGATtccataaaaaatattaatttattacgaGATGAAATCATTGAAGCTAAGCATGATAGAAATCACTCGGAAAAGACGCTTAAATCTTCAAGAAGTATGAGAACATTAGAACAACCAAGTTCCGCAAAAATGAGTACGGCAAATCACCGCACTCAATCAGTTTTTGATGAAATCATATcagaaaaaattgaaattgataAACTTGGTTCTGCTGCGATGTCATCACTCTCAGATGGACGATCTGACAAAAATATTCCTTGTGAAACTGGACAATATAAAGATGAATTTCGAAATAATCAAAGTATTTCTGAAGATATTAGAACTGAAATTAATACATCAAAGTCTGAAACAGATATACTTACACAATCGGAAGCTAAGCTTTCTCAGCATGATACTACGATTCAGTCTGATTTAAAGGAGTATAAATCTGATTTTGATACGTTTTCTGAACAGTCTCAGGCTAGAACTATTTCATCACAACATTCAGAACATTCACATATTTCTTCGAGAAAATCcagtaatattcaaaattctaaTGCAGAAATCAACACTGAATCTGTTAATGAAAGTCTTGATTTTTCCAAAAAAGTAGACTTTTTGCGTTTAAATAATCAAAATTTGAATGAGGATATAAGCTCATTGGAAAATGAACTAAAGATACTTTCAGAGATGATGTCGcgttttaataaaaaatcaaacgaagaaagaaaatatgAGTCACAAAATGAAGAGAGAAGTACATCGAAAGGAATATCAGAAATACTTTCAGTATctgataaaaataacgaaatttaTGATGAGAAAATCGTAAAAGAAGACAAAAGCACAGATGTAGAATTATATGAAGAGAAGGGTAATTCTGACATTCCACAGTATTTAACGaataatacaaaattgaaatcaGTTACTAACATCAGTGATAATAAAAGTATAACGAAAGAAGACGATAATGTAATATCTGTTATGATGCCTCAAAATAAAATATCGCCTTCTAGGTCAAATATTCAAGAAATTGATTATAAAGCGAGAAGCaaaaaaattttaaatgaaatcgAGAAATCTATAATATTAGAACATATTAAGGCAACTAAGGATGATCACTCAGAGATGTTAaccgaaaataataatttaagctTGCATAAAAAAGATGAAGAAGTATCTTGTGATACTTCTGTTGGAATCAGATCCATATCCGAAATTTGCTCAAAAACAATGCAGAATGaagaatgtataaatattatggAATTTGAAACAGTATATTCTGAAGAAAATGTTGATGCAAATATTGAAGAAGATTCGGTTAACTCATATAATTTAGAGAGTCATCAATCATTGGAGTCGAGTAAAAGTTCTTCATTATGTTTAGAAAAATCCAACTTAGCTGAGAAGAGTAAGTCTTCAAATCAATGCACAAATATCAATCATAGTTCAATAATAAATGTACTTAATATAGAAACTCAAtctgaaaataaaaatgatccATCTCTTAAACAAGTTCTGCAGGATATTTCAAAACAGACAATAGTTACAGAATATGtaaatgaattattaaaaagacAAATTTCTCCGCAGTTATCAAATTCGTCCAAACAAAATGATAGTTTTAAGGAACCAATAGATTATATGGAAGATACAGTGAATGATAGTAAATACCaaaatataaatgatatatGCACAGCTTCAAAAATAGAAGATTCAGAATTATTCTTAAATGAATCCAAAGaatttaacgataataataagaatgaaatttcatttctacaAACTGATATGGGAAAACTTAAAGAAATTTCTCAAAAATCTGTTCAGGAATCTAAACATGATGCCTTTGATCGTGCTTTAAGTATTAGTAATCAAGAAGTCGATAAGAATGGAAGTCAGGCACATGAAGGATTTATTAATAAAAGTTTTGATAAAGATGATTGGACCGCATCTGATTCATTTGATATTCATTCTGCATGGAAAAATTCTCAAAgtcaaatttcaaaattattcaatgATGACTCGAGTATATTGTCAAGTTCAAAAGATACATTCCAGTCAACTAATGATTCTAAAAATCAAATTAACACAATCACCGATATAGaagatatagaaaatatttcactATTTATTCCAAAAAGTGAATCTACGAATATTGACATATATGGAATCAAACTTGATGAAACGATATTAGATTCTCATTTTGAAAGTTCTGATAATAAAgctaaaaatattttgaatataattacGAAAGGTAATGATAAAGAGCAATATGAAGAAGACACTGTGCACAGTATAGAAACCGATGATTTCCAAAAGGCTATTTATGATTCTGTGATTAAGATACTGGATAAGGTTGAAAAGAGCATTGAGGATAATTCAACAAAAGAAAATGTTGAGAACCATGTACATAGTATAGGAAGTAAAACTAAAATAAAAGCCACAGTACAGGAAAAAGAGAAACCAGTTTTAAGTAGTTTTATCTTAGAAGATAAATgtttgaaagaaaataaaggTAACACCATTGATACTAATGAAGAAGCCGCTAACAGAAATGTCAATGAAGAGATTATAGCTAATGAAGTTAGTACAGAGACTGCTATAAGACTAGATGTGCACCTAAAAATCAAAGATGATGATAATACATGTCTTAGTGAATCTAAATCTCGCGAAATTATCATAACAGAATTAGAACCAGGGAGTGCTGAAAGTGAATGTTTATCAGAACTCGAAATTGATGCTAAAGTAGAATTAGCAGAAGAAGAActtatagaaataaataaaagtgaTGACAAAGAAGAAATACAAGACAAAATAACACAAGAACAAAAATCCTTGGAACCCATA encodes:
- the LOC126915771 gene encoding centrosome-associated protein 350-like isoform X1; translated protein: MRSSSKKEDTNAKKKYVFFTDPDIIAQRAETSAAQQDYITKQLSKDKPPHVPIQFDLKSLENLSYHSVQPYPFTFISALKRKLALSDGSEVYRKTYELNNKNAIKSPTILESNSVQNLHEVVQKMDFIRPLKAPDLKISAKKLDFSNRENCASKELISPKFETPTKEFHERGEKPTKSFERVQRRLDFSTSDVSSTINSEVEPLKVPNISISSNLSKKKECIRENSREKENRSKRIRKDESSFSKQDDTVQDFLRRSRSPRHASRKDFSNNVSENTLGIKLKNDRLSFHIPRESDFVPTKPRPKNFATSTAKKVNDKKHRSINTRSLKTRDISLESKNRSYSNESLSERSSKLSDKLTVRESRNMFENFDYKHKDDLHTLKQIDDQKYMFSSESRQVQQHKITCQSQGKTGNVFFKEQSKRFEKVKPSTSKMDSKMYIINSKESESIESVTDSNISVRTQSPITVSAQQMRNKDSEKIAQSINISKSNKATEDSKYTDDSLTQYTSVNTKKEEESFTQSVATTVKQTSNSNESNLNNSILSSALLDPRRISFRDENRSQQEDFCDLITPDMNLMPRSKRKRQFMQNNNIEADFKCSKHNIAKTETEPENISLLHPTALHMQFQAELHLLDSFNESLRQVMDVEKCLYNVKHDQEKELPLQHNQLNDQIKSHFSKAMDERNIDDMEHCNEISRSQKHVVIDKAFPTHKVHHITSQTMGNEFDNVNKITKPVVKAVEVQTQTVNDMATQTDIRPTRRNVQNRCSEMCGIPYEQEFIGDSEVPHLSLDSVEQFEDLDQIEEISLPSKLRTMSEISLHETTSSIRTETGTEISISTRDVTCSFNKYLDLEIAQLIKDEKQRYDKIEMLFKSREKTLNDRTKKLVKLEEQKRALKDTGQDSRVSSVKKKQRALLLKLQQEKDEMNRLKELHKIASQERKLMLQKQRNMFNPQISTKNILTKLKRSADSQSPRRLSGPMKGYDIRSNSSMSSLVDSDKSQHDRSQTDARLQISENESHFSKIDLPKSNKFTNFIEGSNTSFLRSDKSDEAIQSNVSQEKCLYKTQRDGNISKYEIKSRKFEEKMPKVDVTRLKSHQHSVDPKLISNHSISIPGKYLFEKEKSPDMLEVQQNLNKSISEHIKSESDTLVEELSKKSKPSQVIDNHFQSIVSPRESLKAITTNSEILSEEVSSVSQDTILKTSKSSQVSEDILQTYSKSSKRSSKSIPTDMSKKTQYSSESKSNFKRRSSKCQKSKSSSSILTENILRSKSNSQMSEELVKHHNKRTKMEKEFIQFDKNDETALMDKHTKDKNFKLLTDRIDDYDSKENVFCQKMFDKSVNSYENSFCSQDKNGHNFDETSTKSQISNFAISHHSSGESDRNYSKSVVVRSQDHNLKTSKKLEQILNAREAALTSRKNCVEEWMAWHAKLRNEEDRVARMEQAALKLVTATSNVFSQQERSMCHFIDTTISSDTSDIEGRIELLTEKLAERRIEMSRLKREARKQTKQKLRALEANLLHQIKKYDTTIYEMRKKLESKKGSSKDIEKLAIESKSLADFKIPEIPLKKLQDMFKSSDLLRSRSESDLFSTKKLPVKDSIKNINLLRDEIIEAKHDRNHSEKTLKSSRSMRTLEQPSSAKMSTANHRTQSVFDEIISEKIEIDKLGSAAMSSLSDGRSDKNIPCETGQYKDEFRNNQSISEDIRTEINTSKSETDILTQSEAKLSQHDTTIQSDLKEYKSDFDTFSEQSQARTISSQHSEHSHISSRKSSNIQNSNAEINTESVNESLDFSKKVDFLRLNNQNLNEDISSLENELKILSEMMSRFNKKSNEERKYESQNEERSTSKGISEILSVSDKNNEIYDEKIVKEDKSTDVELYEEKGNSDIPQYLTNNTKLKSVTNISDNKSITKEDDNVISVMMPQNKISPSRSNIQEIDYKARSKKILNEIEKSIILEHIKATKDDHSEMLTENNNLSLHKKDEEVSCDTSVGIRSISEICSKTMQNEECINIMEFETVYSEENVDANIEEDSVNSYNLESHQSLESSKSSSLCLEKSNLAEKSKSSNQCTNINHSSIINVLNIETQSENKNDPSLKQVLQDISKQTIVTEYVNELLKRQISPQLSNSSKQNDSFKEPIDYMEDTVNDSKYQNINDICTASKIEDSELFLNESKEFNDNNKNEISFLQTDMGKLKEISQKSVQESKHDAFDRALSISNQEVDKNGSQAHEGFINKSFDKDDWTASDSFDIHSAWKNSQSQISKLFNDDSSILSSSKDTFQSTNDSKNQINTITDIEDIENISLFIPKSESTNIDIYGIKLDETILDSHFESSDNKAKNILNIITKGNDKEQYEEDTVHSIETDDFQKAIYDSVIKILDKVEKSIEDNSTKENVENHVHSIGSKTKIKATVQEKEKPVLSSFILEDKCLKENKGNTIDTNEEAANRNVNEEIIANEVSTETAIRLDVHLKIKDDDNTCLSESKSREIIITELEPGSAESECLSELEIDAKVELAEEELIEINKSDDKEEIQDKITQEQKSLEPIIEQDSSDGEQLDNLVEVTESVLDVIEKETKYFIDSITESESTSHNKTDIQSVEIQENKIQSNVTPSTIINNVKTVENVEVIVSDVSPNIGDKTFDILKDPEYEDISEESLEVSEIFDKSELQKSAVLRKSSSIPEKYEAIQKSGEVLKILDEIAQKFSSSSENDINKLQDNKYISGDNKKSQTEISDTDSIAYSKVDNKAIDKHEQPLINNLESQQSKTEALEKENQLMKAVINLNKTEEKEKQEQDVLSESSEGRDTPKGVSEIEMDSPRDHNDSRLDIDVLNDDLLSNSNIENQNADSKNTFHATPIVATSEKDIEIMIDKLKASLKQPGMEADWEAKLLRIEQLQIELEIKKLEAEEVSFYVREIPNKPPPPYTPPGGGARISTSLGSSSPPPAVIPSNIEELTAFTEKATAIIFNAKEAGEDIMSLEAPPEICELTKENDETVKKDRRIYNTFLFDLCKETIAEVYQAEYEKPGPSWTKPNVKTKPTMKIPKTIQELNAYVNKEVATLFGFKTKLQRENMVMRWSRKRRDRVDELLAREAQAEEDEWTKFHHDELAVKNGLTVTILDTLLMETVNVVKVAYAKKRKVMV